A genomic region of Deinobacterium chartae contains the following coding sequences:
- a CDS encoding DUF6789 family protein, which produces MHTVLAAALAGLAATAPMTVWMLGAQRLLPARERYPLPPERITEHAAEAVGLEAVAHRPPVRRAASLINHFAYGALAGALYAPLSRLPGPALLRGLGYGTVVWSASYLGLLPTLGLLSPATRHPPRRNALMIVAHFVWGSALALLTERWSSARR; this is translated from the coding sequence ATGCATACCGTGCTCGCCGCAGCCCTGGCCGGACTGGCCGCCACCGCCCCCATGACCGTCTGGATGCTGGGAGCGCAGCGCCTGCTGCCCGCCCGCGAACGCTACCCGCTGCCGCCCGAGCGCATCACCGAGCACGCCGCCGAGGCGGTGGGCCTCGAGGCGGTCGCGCACCGCCCACCGGTGCGCCGGGCCGCATCGCTGATCAACCACTTCGCCTACGGCGCGCTGGCGGGCGCCCTGTACGCCCCGCTCTCGAGGCTGCCCGGCCCAGCGTTGCTGAGGGGCTTGGGTTACGGCACGGTGGTGTGGAGCGCGAGCTATCTGGGGCTACTGCCCACCCTGGGCCTGCTGAGCCCCGCGACCCGGCACCCTCCGCGCCGCAACGCGCTGATGATCGTGGCCCATTTCGTGTGGGGCTCGGCGCTGGCCCTGCTCACCGAACGCTGGTCCAGCGCCCGCCGCTGA
- a CDS encoding ABC transporter permease: MTTSTSTPAPARARGGGLLSLIALEYRKLIDFRSVKLAVVVLLLLPWVWSFAPALQQVYNLVLVSGYQMPTLSLLTVMEFILPLLVSVTAAELIGAEVGAGTLAPLLLRPVSRNRVLTAKLVVALSYPFALLLVLLLASLLAGARFGLGGFAGGTGLGPGGFTGVGLIAPAAALAEIGRAYLIAAMSLMPIAALALLFAVTYLNTAAAALATIATLGVMRLLVVFPVLGQVLLTTHLDAYAARPETVATSLLVLLGYTALMVTGALLLFRRKDL; encoded by the coding sequence ATGACCACCTCCACCTCGACTCCGGCTCCGGCCCGCGCCCGGGGCGGCGGCCTGCTGAGCCTGATTGCCCTCGAGTACCGCAAGCTGATCGACTTCCGCTCGGTCAAACTCGCCGTCGTGGTCCTGCTGCTGCTGCCCTGGGTGTGGAGCTTCGCGCCTGCCTTGCAGCAGGTGTACAACCTGGTGCTGGTCAGCGGTTACCAGATGCCCACCCTGAGCCTGCTCACGGTCATGGAGTTCATCTTGCCGCTGCTGGTGAGCGTGACGGCTGCCGAACTGATCGGGGCCGAGGTCGGTGCGGGCACCCTGGCTCCGCTGCTGCTGCGCCCGGTGAGCCGCAACCGGGTCCTGACCGCCAAGCTGGTGGTGGCCCTCAGTTACCCGTTCGCGCTGCTGCTGGTGCTGCTGCTGGCCAGCCTGTTGGCCGGGGCGCGCTTCGGGCTGGGCGGTTTCGCGGGCGGCACCGGCCTGGGGCCGGGCGGTTTTACCGGTGTGGGCCTGATCGCCCCGGCAGCGGCCCTCGCCGAAATCGGACGCGCTTACCTGATCGCGGCGATGTCGCTGATGCCGATCGCGGCGCTGGCCCTGCTGTTCGCGGTCACGTACCTGAACACCGCCGCCGCAGCGCTGGCCACCATCGCAACCCTGGGCGTGATGCGCCTGCTGGTGGTCTTCCCGGTGCTGGGACAGGTGCTGCTCACCACGCACCTCGACGCCTACGCTGCCCGCCCCGAAACGGTGGCGACCTCGCTGCTGGTGCTGTTGGGGTACACCGCCTTGATGGTCACCGGAGCGCTGCTGCTGTTCCGCAGGAAGGACCTTTAG
- a CDS encoding ABC transporter ATP-binding protein, protein MSQTPSAAAITVRGLSKRYGRHVVLDGIDLEVHPGEVYALTGPNGAGKTTLIRTITGLTFPTAGRVALMGRNVHTSGVAARAQLGAVVEAPAAFYPHLSGRDNLLAHARLAAGAPGTQPVGDDRIREVLALLELTRMADRPVREYSLGQRQRLGVAAAILTDPKILILDEPTSGLDPLGIGLIHRIISSMAAAGTAVMLSTHHLREVASYAHSVGILSGGKLVDQIDLRARQSAYRFRVDDAARAAAALQSLPGVNRAYSRTPYAIAYLSGESQVPEAMNKLVGEGLRVYEAAPDLFDLYEYYRERMEQYY, encoded by the coding sequence ATGTCACAGACGCCGTCCGCTGCCGCCATCACCGTGCGCGGTCTCAGCAAACGCTACGGGCGCCACGTGGTGCTCGACGGCATCGACCTCGAGGTGCATCCGGGCGAGGTGTACGCGCTGACCGGCCCCAACGGGGCCGGAAAGACCACCCTGATTCGCACCATCACCGGACTGACTTTCCCGACTGCGGGCCGCGTGGCCCTGATGGGCCGCAACGTGCACACCAGCGGGGTGGCCGCCCGCGCTCAGCTGGGCGCGGTGGTAGAAGCTCCTGCAGCCTTCTATCCGCACCTGAGCGGACGCGACAACCTGCTGGCCCACGCTCGCCTGGCGGCCGGGGCGCCGGGAACCCAGCCGGTCGGAGATGACCGCATCCGCGAGGTGCTGGCCCTGCTCGAGCTGACCCGCATGGCGGACCGGCCGGTGCGCGAGTACTCGCTGGGCCAGCGTCAGCGCCTGGGCGTGGCGGCCGCGATCCTGACCGATCCCAAGATCTTGATCCTCGACGAACCCACCAGCGGACTTGACCCGCTGGGCATCGGTCTGATCCACCGCATCATCTCCTCGATGGCAGCGGCGGGTACGGCGGTGATGCTCTCCACCCACCACCTGCGCGAAGTCGCCTCGTATGCGCACAGCGTGGGGATTCTCTCGGGGGGTAAGCTGGTGGACCAGATCGACCTGCGCGCGCGCCAGTCGGCCTACCGTTTCCGGGTGGACGACGCGGCGCGCGCGGCGGCGGCCCTGCAGAGCCTGCCGGGTGTGAACCGCGCCTACAGCCGCACGCCCTACGCCATCGCCTACCTCAGCGGAGAGTCGCAGGTGCCCGAGGCGATGAACAAGCTGGTCGGTGAGGGCCTGCGGGTGTACGAGGCGGCCCCGGACCTGTTCGACCTTTACGAGTACTACCGCGAGCGAATGGAGCAATACTACTGA
- a CDS encoding PIG-L deacetylase family protein, translating into MKLLIVVPHPDDEVYGAAGTILDFVAEGRTVGLITLTRGEKGRTLGLAADPEELAALRAGPGGELQSCLEVLGVQLHRQYTYPDGGLKNVDAEELTQLVHAALEELRPEIVLTFPPNGANGHPDHVATSRVVREAFARAGQPCTLWYYAGTPPEDPALLETYLPPTVERDVTHHIATKLRAISMHRSQALSTVDFLRRYAERITHETFHQAYPPLD; encoded by the coding sequence ATGAAACTGCTGATCGTCGTACCCCACCCGGATGATGAGGTCTACGGAGCCGCCGGGACCATCCTGGATTTCGTGGCCGAAGGCCGCACCGTTGGCCTGATCACCCTGACGCGCGGCGAGAAGGGCCGCACCCTGGGCCTCGCCGCCGATCCCGAGGAACTGGCTGCGCTGCGCGCCGGACCCGGCGGCGAACTGCAGAGCTGCCTGGAGGTGCTGGGCGTGCAACTGCACCGCCAGTACACCTACCCGGACGGCGGCCTGAAGAACGTGGACGCCGAGGAACTCACCCAGCTGGTGCACGCGGCCCTCGAGGAGCTGAGGCCCGAGATCGTGCTGACCTTCCCGCCCAACGGCGCAAACGGCCACCCGGACCACGTGGCCACCTCGAGGGTGGTGCGCGAGGCCTTTGCCCGTGCCGGGCAGCCCTGCACGCTGTGGTATTACGCAGGGACTCCTCCCGAGGATCCCGCGCTGCTCGAGACGTACCTGCCGCCCACCGTGGAGCGTGACGTCACGCACCACATCGCCACCAAGCTGCGCGCCATCTCGATGCACCGCTCCCAGGCGCTGTCTACCGTGGACTTCCTGCGCCGCTACGCCGAGCGCATCACGCACGAGACCTTTCATCAGGCCTACCCGCCGCTGGATTGA
- a CDS encoding prepilin peptidase gives MNPLEYPQWAFVTVAVILGALIGSFSNVLIHRIPRRESVAFPPSHCPHCQHRLGPADLVPVLSWLFLRGRCRYCAHPISPRYPVVELISATGYGLIAAAFPPATAGLGFLGLWVLFTLLLVGSAIDLDIQQLPDELTLPGVLLGLLFAVVNALSGGAAGLPTLEEAVKGALIGAGVLVLIGNYGSWVLRRFREPRFPDHPIGYMQISLAGLVGAWSGGLAGAGASETASLLTAVAVGSAAALVSAGLNVALRRVLRIPDALTLGGLLLSLVLGVYGFGPGLILMLQGGLAAAGAASLIAAFYWWIRGVPDADDSEDYDPIAMGFGDVKLVALIGAFLGWEKLLVALAVAVALGALLGLVVRLLHGQRQIPFGPYLAGGALIALFYGEQIIRAYLGYLG, from the coding sequence GTGAACCCCCTCGAGTACCCGCAGTGGGCCTTCGTCACCGTCGCCGTGATCTTGGGTGCCCTGATCGGCTCTTTTTCCAACGTCCTGATTCACCGCATCCCGCGCCGTGAGTCGGTGGCGTTCCCGCCCTCGCACTGCCCGCACTGTCAGCACCGCCTGGGTCCGGCCGACCTAGTGCCGGTGCTGTCGTGGCTGTTCCTGCGCGGCCGCTGCCGCTACTGCGCCCACCCGATCTCGCCGCGCTACCCCGTGGTCGAGCTGATCTCGGCCACCGGCTACGGCCTGATCGCCGCGGCTTTCCCGCCCGCTACGGCCGGACTCGGCTTTTTAGGCCTGTGGGTGCTGTTCACACTGCTGCTGGTCGGAAGTGCGATCGACCTCGATATCCAGCAACTTCCCGACGAACTGACCCTGCCCGGCGTCCTGCTCGGCCTGCTGTTCGCAGTCGTCAACGCCCTCAGCGGCGGCGCGGCGGGCCTGCCTACCCTCGAGGAAGCGGTCAAGGGTGCGCTGATCGGCGCGGGCGTGCTGGTGCTCATCGGCAACTACGGCTCGTGGGTGCTGCGCCGCTTCCGCGAACCGCGCTTCCCGGACCACCCGATCGGCTACATGCAGATCTCGCTGGCCGGGCTGGTCGGAGCCTGGAGCGGCGGTCTGGCCGGAGCCGGAGCCAGCGAAACCGCCTCGCTGCTGACCGCTGTGGCCGTCGGCTCGGCCGCCGCGCTGGTATCGGCCGGACTCAACGTGGCCCTGCGGCGGGTGCTGCGCATTCCCGACGCCCTGACGCTGGGCGGCCTGTTGCTGTCGCTGGTGCTGGGCGTGTACGGCTTCGGACCCGGCCTGATCCTGATGCTGCAAGGCGGCCTCGCCGCGGCCGGAGCGGCCAGCTTGATCGCCGCCTTCTACTGGTGGATTCGCGGTGTGCCCGACGCGGACGACTCGGAGGACTACGATCCGATCGCCATGGGCTTCGGTGACGTCAAGCTGGTCGCCCTGATCGGCGCTTTCCTGGGTTGGGAGAAGCTGCTGGTCGCCCTGGCCGTCGCGGTGGCGCTGGGCGCACTGCTGGGCCTGGTGGTGCGACTGCTGCACGGACAACGGCAGATTCCCTTCGGCCCTTACCTCGCCGGGGGTGCGCTGATCGCGCTGTTTTACGGGGAGCAGATCATCCGGGCATACCTGGGGTACCTGGGTTAG
- a CDS encoding DUF4034 domain-containing protein, giving the protein MQNTAASDPSPAAVPPPPSTSPQPLRIPSRLEMYGHLRRRNYAEVEQILSGLQQAYAQGHLTERQLSDAFLVSNDYRADLTPHLTELARRFPESYTACFALGNHHLAAAYTYRTYRRAHDIPERNRAHMHRHTELAWTHLQRATELSAQPTLASAKLLSILTLGGEVEQAWDLYYRALPSSPRSLLLRRTMLYALRAEWGGSLEEMTAFVNRAEHASLAESERQYLHATERHLRAHHLLHFQEQPLEARALFEESLRIQPVAGAHLGLARVAEQQENPAGAGYHYEQALQLEPENFFCQAQLAFHRLRQGQQVRASYRMFMHAVAWGEPWARDVHAHLGWQSWLTLLAIRVFAARK; this is encoded by the coding sequence ATGCAAAACACCGCCGCCTCCGATCCGTCGCCGGCCGCCGTCCCGCCACCTCCCTCAACGTCTCCCCAGCCGCTTCGGATTCCCTCGAGGCTCGAGATGTACGGTCATCTCAGGCGCCGCAACTACGCCGAGGTCGAGCAGATCCTGTCCGGACTGCAGCAGGCCTACGCGCAGGGCCACCTGACCGAGCGGCAGCTGTCCGACGCTTTTTTGGTCTCGAACGACTACCGCGCCGACCTGACCCCGCACCTCACCGAGCTGGCCCGCCGCTTCCCCGAGTCTTACACGGCCTGTTTTGCGCTCGGAAACCACCACCTCGCGGCGGCGTACACGTACCGCACTTACCGACGTGCCCACGACATTCCCGAGCGCAACCGCGCCCACATGCACCGGCATACCGAGCTGGCCTGGACGCACCTGCAACGGGCCACCGAGCTCAGCGCACAGCCCACCCTGGCCAGCGCCAAACTGCTGAGCATCCTGACGCTGGGCGGCGAAGTGGAACAGGCCTGGGACCTCTACTACCGCGCCCTGCCCAGCAGCCCCCGCTCGCTTCTGCTCCGCCGCACCATGCTCTACGCCCTGCGCGCCGAGTGGGGCGGCAGCCTCGAGGAGATGACCGCCTTCGTCAACCGGGCCGAGCACGCCAGCCTCGCGGAAAGCGAACGCCAGTACCTGCACGCGACCGAGCGGCACCTCAGGGCCCATCACCTGCTGCATTTCCAGGAGCAGCCCCTCGAGGCCCGCGCCCTGTTCGAGGAGAGCTTGCGCATTCAGCCGGTTGCCGGGGCTCACCTGGGGCTGGCTAGGGTCGCCGAGCAACAGGAGAACCCCGCCGGGGCGGGATACCATTACGAGCAGGCCCTGCAACTGGAGCCGGAAAACTTCTTCTGCCAGGCTCAACTGGCCTTTCACCGTTTACGTCAGGGCCAGCAGGTACGTGCGTCGTACCGCATGTTCATGCACGCGGTAGCCTGGGGTGAGCCCTGGGCCAGGGACGTGCATGCCCACCTGGGGTGGCAGTCGTGGCTGACCCTGCTTGCCATAAGGGTGTTCGCTGCCCGGAAATGA